A genomic window from Blastococcus saxobsidens DD2 includes:
- a CDS encoding flagellar hook assembly protein FlgD, translated as MSGTVPSGPTYSAMTAVDRGDQMGKDTFLKLLVAQMKYQDPGNPADTNQLMAQTATFSQVEKLEEIAKQNASMLALQRSSSAGAMVGQTVTYTDERGAATTGVVSSVRLGTDTSEAVATIGGVAVPLGRITDVGIRPASPTTR; from the coding sequence GTGAGCGGCACCGTCCCGAGCGGGCCCACGTACTCGGCCATGACCGCCGTGGACCGCGGCGACCAGATGGGGAAGGACACCTTCCTCAAGCTCCTGGTGGCGCAGATGAAGTACCAGGATCCAGGCAACCCGGCCGACACGAACCAGCTGATGGCGCAGACGGCGACCTTCAGCCAGGTGGAGAAGCTCGAGGAGATCGCCAAGCAGAACGCCTCGATGCTCGCGCTGCAGCGCTCGAGCAGCGCCGGCGCCATGGTCGGCCAGACCGTCACCTACACCGACGAGCGCGGCGCCGCGACGACCGGCGTCGTCAGCTCGGTCCGCCTGGGGACGGACACGTCCGAGGCGGTGGCGACCATCGGCGGCGTCGCCGTGCCGCTGGGCCGGATCACCGACGTCGGCATCCGCCCGGCCAGCCCCACCACCCGCTGA
- a CDS encoding flagellar hook protein FlgE, whose product MLRSMFSAISGLRAHQTKMDVTGNNIANVNTVGFKSSSTVFQDTLSQVVRAGGAPAAERGGTNPAQIGLGVKLAAITTNWTNGATQSTGRSTDFMIEGDGFFVTTGAAGEQLFTRAGSFDFDASGRLVTPDGGVLQGWVADADGVINANGPIGDLTVPYGQIVNPSATASGLLEGNLDAAAPVPTSVQIPTTMYDAQGVEQRVTYTITKTATDTWNLTVQNGGGPPLTLTNADGTPFDGNVTFDTAGTMLTPVGGIAFDPADVGWPGPVAVELGSISQFAGSSEVTAPEQDGYALGSLQSFQLSNDGTIMGVYSNGLRQPLGQLAMAAFNNPSGLEKAGNSSFRVGDNSGVAMIGIAGAGGRGVLTSGALEMSNVDLSEEFTSLIVAQRGFQANSRVITASDEILQDLVNLKR is encoded by the coding sequence ATGCTCCGCTCCATGTTCTCCGCCATCTCCGGTCTGCGTGCCCACCAGACCAAGATGGACGTCACCGGCAACAACATCGCCAACGTCAACACGGTCGGCTTCAAGAGCAGCTCCACCGTCTTCCAGGACACGCTGTCCCAGGTCGTGCGCGCCGGCGGCGCCCCGGCCGCCGAGCGCGGCGGGACGAACCCCGCCCAGATCGGCCTCGGCGTCAAGCTCGCGGCCATCACCACCAACTGGACGAACGGGGCGACGCAGTCGACCGGCCGCTCGACCGACTTCATGATCGAGGGCGACGGCTTCTTCGTCACCACCGGCGCCGCGGGTGAGCAGCTGTTCACGCGGGCCGGCTCGTTCGACTTCGACGCCAGCGGCCGGCTGGTGACGCCCGACGGTGGCGTCCTGCAGGGCTGGGTGGCCGACGCCGACGGCGTCATCAACGCCAACGGGCCCATCGGCGACCTCACCGTGCCCTACGGCCAGATCGTGAACCCGTCGGCGACCGCCTCCGGCCTGCTCGAGGGCAACCTCGACGCAGCCGCGCCGGTCCCCACGTCCGTGCAGATCCCGACCACGATGTACGACGCCCAGGGCGTCGAGCAGCGGGTCACCTACACGATCACCAAGACCGCCACGGACACCTGGAACCTGACCGTCCAGAACGGCGGCGGCCCCCCGCTGACGCTGACCAACGCCGACGGCACGCCGTTCGACGGGAACGTCACCTTCGACACCGCGGGCACCATGCTGACGCCGGTCGGCGGTATCGCGTTCGACCCCGCCGACGTGGGCTGGCCGGGTCCGGTGGCCGTCGAGCTCGGCTCGATCAGCCAGTTCGCCGGTTCCAGCGAGGTGACCGCCCCCGAGCAGGACGGCTATGCGCTGGGCTCCCTGCAGTCCTTCCAGCTCTCCAACGACGGCACGATCATGGGCGTCTACTCCAACGGGCTGCGCCAGCCGCTGGGGCAGCTCGCCATGGCAGCGTTCAACAACCCCAGCGGTCTGGAGAAGGCCGGCAACTCCTCGTTCCGGGTGGGCGACAACTCGGGTGTGGCGATGATCGGCATCGCCGGCGCGGGCGGCCGGGGCGTCCTCACCTCCGGCGCGCTGGAGATGTCCAACGTCGACCTCTCCGAGGAGTTCACCAGCCTGATCGTCGCCCAGCGCGGTTTCCAGGCCAACAGCCGCGTGATCACCGCCTCCGACGAGATCCTCCAGGACCTGGTCAACCTCAAGCGCTGA